In Leptospira perdikensis, a single genomic region encodes these proteins:
- a CDS encoding DJ-1/PfpI family protein, producing MLQVGILVFPEVEVMDFAGPFEVFSIAESNDRKKLCQVFLIAENLSPVKARNGLMVLPNFNYTNCPTMDVLIVPGGYGAEELEIKNQTTLSWIKANYLKVKHLASICTGAFLLAEIGFLDHLEVTTHWMDIETLKNNYPLLNVKENVRYTDNGKILTSGGISSGIHLSFYLLKKLFGLEVATQTAKRMEYDWSPD from the coding sequence ATGTTACAAGTAGGTATCCTCGTATTTCCAGAAGTAGAAGTGATGGACTTTGCTGGACCTTTTGAAGTTTTTTCAATCGCAGAATCTAACGATCGTAAAAAACTATGCCAGGTATTTCTAATTGCAGAGAACCTTTCTCCTGTTAAAGCAAGAAATGGTTTGATGGTTTTACCTAACTTTAACTACACAAATTGTCCCACTATGGACGTTCTGATCGTTCCTGGAGGTTACGGTGCCGAAGAGTTAGAGATAAAAAATCAAACAACTCTTAGTTGGATCAAAGCGAATTACTTAAAAGTTAAGCATTTAGCCTCCATCTGTACAGGTGCTTTTCTATTAGCAGAAATTGGGTTTTTAGATCACTTAGAAGTCACCACTCATTGGATGGATATTGAAACTCTTAAAAACAACTACCCACTGTTAAATGTAAAAGAAAATGTTAGATATACGGATAATGGAAAAATTCTAACATCGGGAGGAATTTCCTCCGGTATCCATTTGAGTTTTTATCTTCTTAAGAAACTGTTTGGTTTGGAAGTAGCAACGCAAACCGCAAAACGTATGGAATACGATTGGAGTCCGGATTGA
- a CDS encoding DUF805 domain-containing protein, with protein MSFQDAIKVCLQKYADFSGNAKRPEFWWWVVACIIISAAISVVLPFLAGVFSLAVLLPSLSVGARRLHDTGKSGWWQLIGLTGIGILVLIFFWAQKGK; from the coding sequence ATGTCATTCCAAGATGCGATCAAAGTATGTTTACAAAAGTACGCTGATTTTAGCGGTAATGCGAAACGACCAGAGTTCTGGTGGTGGGTTGTTGCCTGTATCATCATTAGTGCTGCAATTAGTGTAGTTCTTCCTTTTTTAGCAGGAGTTTTTTCATTAGCTGTGCTTTTGCCAAGTTTGAGTGTGGGAGCACGTCGATTGCACGATACAGGAAAAAGTGGATGGTGGCAATTGATTGGTCTGACGGGAATTGGAATCCTTGTGCTTATTTTTTTCTGGGCACAAAAAGGAAAATAA
- a CDS encoding tyrosine-type recombinase/integrase codes for MLKLRYSNKNNRFHLQFGYSKQLFLIAKSIPKGYYDALDRSWSYPNEPMIIKQILNEFETHDIRILPKEIPKQCGILEDFFKATRDRNFSFWTVKTYYSHLIQLLTFTEKLPVNIRMNDLENYLDHLTVHRGAKAASIQSSRQAFVFYFREVRKQFTHLKFPRMKMGSRLPEVLSAEEIRAIFNALPNRKHKMLLLISYSSGLRVSEVIHLKISDIDLKRNMIRVQQGKGKKDRYTVLAKTLLEELKEYLKVREYNLLLRQSDNEVRVNPWLFPGVKNRPLHIRTAENIFSSAAKKAKIQKKVSFHSLRHAFATHLLELGTDLRMIQTLLGHSSVRTTQIYTKVARSRLENIASPLDRISQNK; via the coding sequence GTGCTCAAATTACGTTATTCCAACAAAAACAACCGTTTCCATTTACAATTTGGTTATTCGAAACAGCTCTTTTTGATTGCGAAATCCATACCGAAAGGTTATTACGATGCACTGGATCGTTCTTGGTCTTATCCAAACGAACCAATGATCATAAAACAAATATTAAACGAATTTGAAACACATGACATTCGAATTCTTCCCAAAGAAATCCCGAAACAATGTGGGATTTTGGAAGATTTTTTCAAAGCAACAAGGGATCGAAACTTCTCCTTTTGGACAGTCAAAACATATTATTCTCACTTGATTCAATTGCTGACCTTTACCGAAAAACTTCCGGTAAACATTCGAATGAATGATTTAGAAAATTATCTTGACCACCTAACTGTACATCGCGGCGCAAAAGCCGCAAGTATTCAATCCTCAAGACAAGCTTTTGTTTTTTATTTCCGCGAAGTACGAAAACAATTCACTCATTTAAAATTTCCAAGGATGAAGATGGGATCAAGGCTTCCAGAGGTTTTATCGGCTGAAGAAATAAGAGCCATCTTCAATGCCCTTCCCAACAGAAAACATAAAATGTTACTTCTTATCAGTTACTCTTCTGGTCTTCGTGTCAGTGAAGTGATTCACTTAAAAATTTCAGATATCGATTTAAAAAGAAATATGATCCGAGTCCAACAAGGCAAAGGAAAAAAAGATAGATACACTGTACTTGCCAAAACACTTCTTGAAGAACTAAAAGAATATTTGAAAGTAAGAGAATACAATTTACTTCTCCGACAAAGTGATAACGAAGTCCGAGTGAATCCTTGGTTATTTCCAGGTGTCAAAAATCGTCCCCTACACATCCGCACGGCAGAAAATATATTCTCCAGTGCAGCAAAAAAAGCAAAAATCCAAAAGAAAGTCAGCTTTCATAGTTTGCGACATGCCTTCGCTACTCATTTGTTAGAGTTGGGAACCGATTTACGGATGATCCAAACATTACTCGGACATTCCAGTGTCCGGACCACTCAAATTTATACAAAGGTAGCACGTAGCCGATTAGAAAACATCGCAAGTCCGCTAGATCGTATTTCCCAAAACAAGTAG
- the nadB gene encoding L-aspartate oxidase, protein MTRIKSDFLIIGSGVSGLFTALKLAPLGSVVVVTKKADYESNTNYAQGGIASVFDDKDKFEEHIQDTLESGAGLCDLEAVRVLVEEGPTRVRELLDLGVPFTRNQTGELDLAREGGHSKNRIIHSLDRTGSAVEQSLLDHVHANKNIQILENHACVDLITKHHLKDKDNLPLRCYGAYIVDTETGEVFPVLAKKTILATGGAGQVYLHTTNPNIATGDGVASAYRAGAIVKNMEFYQFHPTSLFHEQGNSFLISEAVRGHGGILREIGGRPFMKDYHDMGELAPRDIVARAIDDTMKKRGEPHVLLDITHRPANDIINHFPSIYERCKKLGIDITTDPIPVVPAAHYMCGGVATDLLGRTNIADLYACGETTCTGVHGGNRLASNSLLECLVFSHRIAGDIRDQGKLHYSAETDLIPDWNKEGTTNTEEWVLISHDLVEIRTIMSNYVGIVRSDMRLERALRRLKLISEEVKDYYNRTTVSLGLLELRNLVKVAELIVRSALLRKESRGLHFSTDYPEDRTPSRQDTILSHKL, encoded by the coding sequence GTGACACGAATTAAATCGGATTTTTTGATCATTGGAAGCGGAGTGAGTGGTCTCTTTACCGCACTAAAACTGGCTCCGCTTGGGTCTGTAGTAGTGGTTACCAAAAAAGCAGACTACGAATCCAACACCAATTATGCACAAGGGGGGATCGCCTCTGTTTTTGATGATAAGGATAAGTTTGAAGAACATATCCAAGACACTTTAGAATCGGGAGCCGGCCTCTGTGACTTAGAGGCAGTGCGGGTCCTTGTCGAAGAAGGCCCCACTCGTGTACGGGAACTTCTGGACTTGGGAGTTCCTTTTACCAGGAATCAAACAGGGGAACTGGATCTCGCCCGTGAAGGTGGTCATAGCAAAAATCGGATCATCCACTCTTTGGATCGAACAGGGAGTGCCGTAGAACAGTCGTTACTCGACCATGTACATGCTAATAAAAACATCCAAATTTTAGAAAACCATGCTTGTGTGGATCTAATCACCAAACACCATTTAAAGGATAAAGACAATCTTCCTTTAAGGTGTTACGGAGCCTATATTGTAGATACAGAAACAGGAGAGGTATTTCCTGTTCTCGCTAAAAAAACAATTTTGGCAACTGGTGGTGCAGGACAGGTGTATCTGCATACTACCAATCCCAATATTGCAACTGGTGATGGTGTGGCGAGTGCTTACCGTGCAGGTGCGATTGTTAAAAATATGGAATTTTATCAATTTCATCCAACTTCGCTTTTTCATGAACAAGGAAATAGTTTTTTAATTTCAGAAGCTGTTCGAGGCCACGGCGGCATCTTACGGGAGATAGGTGGTAGACCTTTTATGAAGGACTACCACGATATGGGTGAATTAGCACCACGTGACATTGTAGCTCGCGCCATCGATGATACGATGAAAAAAAGAGGAGAACCTCATGTCCTTCTCGATATCACTCATAGACCTGCAAACGATATCATCAACCACTTCCCATCAATTTACGAACGTTGTAAAAAATTAGGAATTGATATCACAACTGATCCGATCCCTGTTGTGCCAGCAGCCCATTATATGTGCGGTGGTGTGGCGACGGATCTTCTCGGAAGGACTAATATTGCCGACTTATATGCGTGCGGGGAAACCACTTGCACGGGAGTTCATGGTGGTAACCGATTGGCATCGAATAGCCTACTGGAATGCCTTGTATTTTCACACCGAATCGCTGGAGATATCCGTGATCAGGGTAAACTCCATTATTCCGCAGAAACGGATCTCATTCCCGATTGGAACAAAGAAGGAACGACAAACACGGAAGAGTGGGTCCTAATTTCTCACGATTTGGTGGAAATTCGAACCATTATGAGTAATTATGTGGGTATTGTTCGCTCCGATATGCGACTAGAAAGAGCACTTCGCCGCTTGAAACTAATTTCTGAAGAAGTGAAAGACTATTATAATCGTACGACTGTGTCACTGGGACTCCTCGAACTTCGTAACTTGGTAAAAGTGGCAGAACTCATAGTTCGTTCTGCACTCCTCCGAAAAGAAAGTCGTGGCCTTCATTTTAGTACGGACTATCCGGAAGACAGAACACCGTCGAGACAAGATACCATTCTTTCTCACAAACTCTGA